The Cloacibacillus sp. genome has a window encoding:
- a CDS encoding molybdopterin molybdotransferase MoeA — MAGFVKEVTSRKRALEDITERLLFPWGYPVRELPLGEAVGRRSASEIINNRPYPPFSRSLRDGYAVRHLDAAGATPGTPLFLTKAGEVFMGRCPDFEISSSEAAAIPTGGILPKGADAVVMLEDTELAGGWVEVRRGVQAGENIILEGEEIPRGERLLATGGMVDFKTIGMLATAGVSSLSVIDLRISILSTGDEIVPVETKELPPGCIRDVNGWNLKALLSRYGFEAKYRGIANDDGAEFERRFHEELVDCDLLILSGGSSVGVRDHCSEMLASLPEPGLLVRGLNIVPGKPTLIAADAAAKKLVVSLPGHPLSCLAVAFTVLLPLLMRRIGAEERECGTRLRLRLARDLAARTGPEEFVPCVLCADGSVAPIAAKSGYISALAKASGLICIPEDRETIRAGEDAEVWLWQ, encoded by the coding sequence ATGGCTGGTTTCGTAAAAGAGGTGACGTCGAGGAAGAGGGCGCTGGAAGATATCACGGAGCGCCTTCTCTTTCCGTGGGGATATCCCGTCAGGGAGCTCCCGCTGGGAGAGGCCGTCGGCAGAAGAAGCGCCTCCGAGATAATAAATAACCGGCCCTATCCTCCCTTCAGCAGAAGTCTGCGCGACGGCTACGCGGTCAGGCATTTGGACGCCGCCGGCGCGACGCCGGGCACGCCGCTCTTTCTGACGAAGGCGGGAGAGGTCTTTATGGGGCGGTGTCCCGATTTTGAGATATCCTCTTCGGAGGCCGCCGCGATACCGACGGGCGGCATTCTGCCTAAGGGCGCCGACGCCGTCGTGATGCTTGAGGATACGGAGCTTGCCGGCGGCTGGGTGGAGGTCCGCCGCGGCGTACAGGCCGGTGAGAATATCATCCTTGAGGGCGAGGAGATCCCCCGGGGGGAGAGGCTGCTTGCGACGGGCGGCATGGTCGACTTTAAGACTATCGGCATGCTCGCGACCGCGGGGGTCTCGTCTCTCTCCGTGATCGACCTCAGGATATCGATCCTCTCCACGGGCGACGAGATAGTTCCCGTGGAGACGAAGGAGCTGCCACCCGGCTGTATTCGCGACGTCAACGGCTGGAACCTCAAGGCGCTGCTCTCGCGCTACGGCTTTGAGGCTAAATACCGCGGCATCGCGAACGACGACGGCGCGGAGTTTGAGCGGCGTTTCCACGAAGAGCTGGTGGACTGCGATCTGCTCATCCTCAGCGGCGGCTCTTCGGTGGGCGTGCGCGACCATTGTTCCGAGATGCTGGCCTCGCTGCCGGAGCCGGGGCTTCTTGTGCGGGGGCTCAACATCGTTCCCGGAAAGCCGACGCTCATCGCCGCCGACGCGGCGGCGAAAAAGCTGGTTGTCAGCCTTCCCGGCCACCCGCTCTCCTGCCTTGCCGTCGCCTTCACCGTACTGCTGCCGCTGCTCATGCGCCGTATCGGCGCGGAGGAGCGCGAGTGCGGCACGCGGCTGAGGCTGCGCCTCGCGCGCGACCTGGCGGCGCGCACGGGACCGGAGGAATTCGTCCCCTGCGTCTTGTGCGCCGATGGCAGCGTTGCGCCGATAGCCGCTAAATCAGGTTATATTTCAGCGTTGGCAAAGGCCTCCGGACTTATCTGCATACCGGAGGACCGTGAAACGATCAGAGCAGGCGAAGATGCGGAGGTCTGGCTATGGCAGTAA